The following coding sequences lie in one Myxococcus xanthus genomic window:
- a CDS encoding tetratricopeptide repeat protein, translating into MKTASFLVLQLLTAQAAEPDTATLERTAAVESARLAESPDDADALYRLGTAFLALNTPKKAVAPLKKLVAQEPDLIPPKLALARALRLSGEPEQARTVLDTAIAAFPEESTLRAERGLLARVLDERDVAISQYAVAVELAPQDAELRFNLGEALQRASRTDDAIEAYREALKLDAKLNVARVNLGKALAEKGLNGEAKETLREATRQKLGDTEAHYNLGVLLMRENDLDGAIAEYQRTLAADPKHASAHNNMGVAFNEKGDPRKATDAFLKAIAADPKFAEAHFNLGLAYYQLGDNVRALKSFEKAVVLEPQRSSGPYTQLGHLYLTQGKKKQAVEAFKKAIEKSAEDGKKTTEAYQGLARAWLSLGKADEAVATLKTAVDAFPKDASARAAYGEALRAKGDLDGAIAEYEAGVKLSPTPENRLALADVYAQKRVGAKAQPLYKALLDEDPANRAAKLALADLLLAMGDYVAAEGLLKPKDGEEADTAALARLGIVHSRRGRPELAVSELEAVVAKDPAQLEARAELGFIYLRGGDGAKAKKVLTSVLSVDPRHSLGLLYMGHTLYKQGNTKGAEKSFRNAVQADPNFAEPHNALGQLLEATKRLDEARDAYKMAVQLQPDHSDAKDALKRLTASAPTP; encoded by the coding sequence ATGAAGACTGCCAGCTTCCTGGTGCTCCAGCTCCTCACCGCGCAGGCCGCCGAGCCCGACACGGCCACGCTCGAGCGCACCGCCGCCGTGGAGAGCGCGCGGTTGGCCGAGTCCCCCGACGACGCGGACGCCCTGTACCGCCTGGGCACCGCCTTCCTCGCGCTCAACACGCCGAAGAAGGCCGTGGCGCCCCTGAAGAAGCTGGTGGCCCAGGAGCCGGACCTCATTCCGCCGAAGCTGGCCCTGGCCCGCGCGCTGCGGCTGTCCGGTGAGCCGGAGCAGGCGCGCACGGTGCTGGACACGGCCATCGCCGCCTTCCCCGAGGAGTCCACCCTCCGGGCCGAGCGCGGCCTGCTGGCGCGCGTACTGGACGAGCGCGACGTGGCCATCAGCCAGTACGCGGTGGCGGTGGAGCTGGCCCCCCAGGACGCGGAGCTGCGCTTCAACCTGGGCGAGGCCCTGCAGCGCGCCAGCCGCACGGACGACGCCATCGAGGCCTACCGTGAGGCGCTGAAGCTGGACGCGAAGCTCAACGTGGCCCGCGTGAATCTGGGCAAGGCCCTGGCGGAGAAGGGCCTCAACGGCGAGGCCAAGGAGACGCTGCGCGAGGCCACCCGGCAGAAGCTGGGTGACACCGAGGCGCACTACAACCTCGGCGTGCTCCTCATGCGGGAGAACGACCTGGACGGCGCCATCGCCGAGTACCAGCGCACGCTCGCCGCCGACCCCAAGCACGCCAGCGCGCACAACAACATGGGCGTGGCGTTCAACGAGAAGGGCGACCCGCGCAAGGCCACCGACGCCTTCCTCAAGGCCATCGCCGCGGACCCGAAGTTCGCCGAGGCGCACTTCAACCTGGGGCTGGCGTACTACCAGCTCGGTGACAACGTCCGGGCCCTGAAGTCCTTCGAAAAGGCCGTGGTGCTGGAGCCGCAGCGGTCCAGCGGGCCGTACACGCAACTGGGCCACCTGTACCTGACGCAGGGCAAGAAGAAGCAGGCCGTGGAGGCCTTCAAGAAGGCCATCGAGAAGAGCGCCGAGGACGGGAAGAAGACGACGGAGGCGTACCAGGGACTTGCTCGCGCGTGGCTCAGCCTGGGCAAGGCGGACGAAGCGGTGGCCACCCTGAAGACGGCCGTGGACGCATTCCCGAAGGATGCGAGCGCCCGCGCCGCCTATGGCGAGGCCCTGCGCGCCAAGGGTGACTTGGATGGCGCCATCGCCGAGTACGAAGCGGGTGTGAAGCTCTCCCCCACGCCGGAGAACCGGCTGGCGCTCGCGGATGTGTACGCGCAGAAGCGGGTGGGCGCGAAGGCACAGCCGCTCTACAAGGCCCTCCTGGACGAGGACCCCGCCAATCGCGCCGCGAAGCTGGCGCTCGCGGACCTGCTGCTGGCCATGGGCGACTATGTGGCGGCGGAGGGGCTGCTCAAGCCCAAGGACGGCGAAGAGGCCGACACCGCGGCGCTGGCGCGGCTGGGCATCGTCCACTCGCGGCGTGGGCGGCCGGAACTGGCCGTGTCGGAGCTCGAGGCGGTGGTGGCGAAGGACCCGGCGCAGTTGGAGGCTCGCGCGGAGCTGGGCTTCATCTACCTGCGTGGCGGCGACGGCGCGAAGGCGAAGAAGGTGCTGACGTCCGTGCTGTCGGTGGACCCGCGCCACTCGCTGGGCCTGCTGTACATGGGCCACACGCTGTACAAGCAGGGCAACACGAAGGGCGCGGAGAAGTCCTTCCGCAACGCCGTGCAGGCGGACCCGAACTTCGCCGAGCCACACAACGCACTCGGGCAGTTGCTGGAGGCGACGAAGCGCCTCGATGAGGCAAGGGACGCCTACAAGATGGCCGTGCAGTTGCAGCCGGACCACTCGGATGCGAAGGACGCACTGAAGCGGCTGACGGCGTCCGCACCCACGCCGTAG
- a CDS encoding heme ABC transporter ATP-binding protein: MSLEVRGIEVWRGRGRTLGPMDLALQPGEVLAVVGPNGAGKSTLLSAMSGELRCSTGEVLLDGIPLSRWKPRERAVRLGVLPQESSLGFGFTALEVALLGRSPHASRAEGSADLAAAVAALDATDTRHLASRSYLTLSGGERQRVQLSRVLAQLSEPLASGHRYLLLDEPTASLDLAHQHLVLEAAARFAQEGGAVLAVLHDLNLAARYAHRMAVLAEGRVVELGAPAQVLSQELVARVFGLRVQVVEWPGSPGPLVIPEGRAPLPP; encoded by the coding sequence ATGAGTCTGGAGGTTCGTGGCATCGAGGTGTGGCGTGGCCGGGGGCGGACGCTGGGGCCCATGGACCTGGCCCTGCAGCCCGGCGAGGTGCTGGCCGTCGTGGGGCCCAACGGCGCGGGCAAGTCCACGCTGCTGTCCGCCATGTCGGGCGAGCTGCGGTGCTCGACGGGCGAGGTGCTCCTGGACGGCATTCCCTTGTCGCGTTGGAAGCCGCGGGAGCGGGCCGTGCGGCTGGGCGTGCTTCCCCAGGAGTCGTCGCTGGGCTTCGGCTTCACTGCGCTGGAGGTGGCGCTGCTGGGGCGGAGTCCGCATGCGAGCCGCGCTGAGGGCAGCGCGGACCTGGCGGCGGCGGTGGCGGCGCTCGATGCCACCGACACGCGGCACCTGGCTTCGCGCTCGTATCTCACGCTGTCTGGGGGTGAGCGGCAGCGTGTGCAGCTTTCGCGGGTGCTGGCTCAGCTCTCCGAGCCGCTGGCCTCCGGACACCGCTACCTGCTGCTGGATGAGCCGACGGCGAGCCTGGACCTGGCCCACCAGCACCTCGTGCTGGAGGCGGCGGCACGCTTCGCCCAGGAGGGTGGCGCGGTGCTGGCGGTGCTGCATGACCTCAATCTGGCCGCGCGGTATGCGCACCGGATGGCCGTGCTCGCCGAGGGCCGGGTGGTTGAACTGGGCGCACCGGCGCAGGTGCTCTCCCAGGAACTGGTGGCCCGCGTCTTCGGCCTGCGCGTGCAGGTCGTCGAATGGCCAGGCTCGCCCGGTCCGCTGGTCATCCCGGAGGGCCGCGCGCCGCTGCCTCCCTGA
- a CDS encoding tetratricopeptide repeat protein has product MTGHLTGLIAAAMLAAAPGGAGRPGPGINPIVSKAKERDELIAKLKRDIFKVDRAIGETERLISKSRNAPYLPDLQFRLAELYVEKSRYVYYLQAESRPEGASGAIVSPETRLLKQKAVQMYYRLLREYPDFKDGDQVTFYLAHEQRELGQFDEMLKTLGDLTRKFPGSPLRLEAEQILGDHFFDKADLGEAEKHYQAILEAPPSPVHDLARYKMGWIRVNQAKHAEAVTFFEAAAASAPLPGVDVKKALNVKREALLDLVYSYTEAKPPKGALNYFEKLSDSRATYALALDKLGNRYFIKQQYEWAIPALRKLMEIQHDPELDLERGQKLYDAIKASKGKVLPDAEDLRILVRAAVQSKTDPELAEAERKKHLVELEEMARDLSTLLHVEAQKKNDKALYVSAAEAYQAYLGLFRPEQHVRTMMKNRADALYSANAYPEAARQFEELARYHVKAKDAKGEEEALNAALLAHFSTLKPEEAQTRNAFEVADARQAMKLLGADFVSRYPRSENALVVKFNIARAYYEDGEYPKAAELFTAFALSHPQHKEAPIAGNLALDSLRQLNDFKGLDETGKKLLGAPLPASFRADVQKILTQSRAEALDELALQSAQETGDVIQGLVKVADENKNSDIGEKALYGAFTAAREKRDMQAQRELGTKLVQDYPKSQYLSDVLLTLGRHAAEAAAFGEAAGWFEQVGQKLGGDFAAVDGWLAGARLRMALGEHKEAARDLEAAADIAGARKAEVLVMLAETRLKQKDYARAKTAAETALKMDRHSAAAAAVLAEVQATTAPTAPADALIATLTTAVQGPNGGTEEAAKGLWYLGEILYRGYRDLPADQVEEKVAALQSMEGIYTQAASLGYAEWAVASLWKLALAYGHIADVVEGTAVPAGLSAAEAQQFRAAVKEQVTPLKARSDEAFKACLSRAESLEVFSAAVVGCRARTETAALPVPQPGTPTQPASLEELRKKAERTLNAEALEALGLAYLDARQYGMAQLTLGRVTELQDTRASAHSALGLALLHMGDAMGAREAYGRAMDSDPTFGKARLNLAALRCRFGDVDGARRELAVLKDVASLGGNDVDGGWKACK; this is encoded by the coding sequence ATGACCGGCCACCTGACGGGCCTGATTGCCGCCGCGATGCTCGCGGCCGCCCCGGGTGGCGCTGGACGTCCCGGCCCGGGCATCAACCCGATTGTCTCCAAGGCCAAGGAGCGCGACGAGCTCATCGCCAAGCTCAAGCGCGACATCTTCAAGGTGGACCGCGCCATCGGCGAGACGGAGCGCCTCATCTCCAAGAGCCGCAACGCGCCCTACCTGCCGGACCTCCAATTCCGGCTGGCCGAGCTCTACGTGGAGAAGAGCCGCTACGTGTACTACCTCCAGGCCGAGTCCCGGCCGGAGGGGGCGAGCGGCGCCATCGTGTCCCCGGAGACGCGGCTGCTGAAGCAGAAGGCCGTGCAGATGTACTACCGGCTGCTGCGCGAGTACCCGGACTTCAAGGACGGCGACCAGGTGACGTTCTACCTGGCGCACGAGCAGCGCGAGCTGGGCCAGTTCGACGAGATGCTCAAGACGCTCGGCGACCTGACGCGCAAGTTCCCCGGCAGTCCGCTGCGCCTGGAGGCGGAGCAGATTCTGGGCGACCACTTCTTCGACAAGGCCGACCTGGGTGAGGCGGAGAAGCACTACCAGGCCATCCTGGAGGCCCCGCCCTCACCGGTGCACGACCTGGCCCGCTACAAGATGGGCTGGATTCGCGTGAATCAGGCCAAGCACGCGGAGGCCGTCACCTTCTTCGAGGCCGCGGCCGCCAGCGCGCCGCTGCCCGGCGTGGACGTGAAGAAGGCGCTCAACGTCAAGCGCGAGGCCCTGCTGGACCTCGTCTACAGCTACACCGAGGCCAAGCCGCCCAAGGGCGCGCTCAACTACTTCGAGAAGCTCAGCGACAGCCGCGCCACCTACGCGCTCGCGCTGGACAAGCTGGGCAACCGCTACTTCATCAAGCAGCAGTACGAGTGGGCCATCCCCGCGCTGCGCAAGCTGATGGAGATTCAGCACGACCCGGAGCTGGACCTGGAGCGCGGCCAGAAGCTCTACGACGCCATCAAGGCCTCCAAGGGCAAGGTGCTGCCGGACGCCGAGGACCTGAGAATCCTCGTGCGCGCCGCGGTGCAGAGCAAGACGGACCCCGAGCTGGCGGAGGCCGAGCGCAAGAAGCACCTGGTGGAGTTGGAGGAGATGGCGCGCGACCTCTCCACCCTCCTCCACGTGGAGGCGCAGAAGAAGAACGACAAGGCGCTCTACGTGAGCGCGGCGGAGGCCTATCAGGCCTACTTGGGCCTCTTCCGGCCCGAGCAGCACGTGCGCACGATGATGAAGAACCGCGCGGACGCGCTGTACTCCGCCAACGCGTACCCCGAGGCCGCGCGCCAGTTCGAGGAACTGGCCCGCTACCATGTGAAGGCCAAGGACGCGAAGGGTGAGGAGGAAGCCCTCAACGCCGCGCTGCTGGCGCACTTCTCCACGCTCAAGCCGGAGGAGGCGCAGACGCGCAACGCCTTCGAGGTGGCGGACGCGCGTCAGGCCATGAAGCTGCTGGGCGCCGACTTCGTGTCGCGCTACCCCCGCAGTGAGAATGCCCTGGTGGTGAAGTTCAACATCGCCCGCGCCTACTACGAGGACGGCGAGTACCCGAAGGCCGCGGAGCTGTTCACCGCCTTCGCGCTGAGCCACCCGCAGCACAAGGAAGCCCCCATCGCGGGCAACCTGGCGCTGGACAGCCTGCGGCAGCTCAACGACTTCAAGGGCCTGGATGAGACGGGCAAGAAGCTGCTGGGCGCGCCGCTGCCGGCCAGCTTCCGCGCGGACGTGCAGAAGATTCTCACCCAGAGCCGCGCCGAGGCGCTGGATGAGCTGGCCCTGCAGAGCGCCCAGGAGACGGGCGACGTCATCCAGGGTCTGGTGAAGGTCGCCGACGAGAACAAGAACTCCGACATCGGCGAGAAGGCGCTCTACGGCGCGTTCACCGCGGCGCGCGAGAAGCGTGACATGCAGGCCCAGCGCGAGCTGGGCACGAAGCTGGTGCAGGACTACCCGAAGAGCCAGTACCTGTCGGACGTACTGCTGACGCTGGGCCGGCACGCGGCGGAGGCCGCGGCGTTCGGCGAGGCGGCGGGCTGGTTCGAACAGGTGGGCCAGAAGCTGGGTGGCGACTTCGCCGCCGTGGACGGCTGGCTGGCCGGCGCGCGGCTGCGCATGGCGCTGGGCGAGCACAAGGAGGCGGCGCGTGACCTGGAGGCCGCCGCCGACATCGCCGGCGCGCGCAAGGCGGAAGTCCTGGTGATGCTGGCGGAGACGCGGCTGAAGCAGAAGGACTACGCCCGCGCGAAGACGGCGGCCGAGACCGCGCTGAAGATGGACCGCCACAGCGCCGCCGCCGCGGCGGTGCTGGCCGAGGTGCAGGCCACCACGGCGCCCACCGCGCCCGCCGACGCGCTCATCGCCACCCTCACCACCGCGGTGCAGGGCCCCAACGGCGGCACCGAGGAGGCGGCGAAGGGCCTGTGGTACCTGGGCGAAATCCTCTACCGTGGCTACAGGGACCTCCCCGCGGACCAGGTGGAGGAGAAGGTCGCCGCGCTCCAGAGCATGGAGGGCATCTACACGCAGGCCGCGTCGCTGGGCTACGCCGAGTGGGCGGTGGCCTCGCTGTGGAAGCTGGCGCTCGCGTACGGCCACATCGCGGACGTGGTGGAAGGCACGGCCGTTCCCGCCGGCCTGTCCGCCGCGGAGGCGCAGCAGTTCCGGGCCGCGGTGAAGGAGCAGGTGACGCCGCTGAAGGCGCGCTCCGACGAAGCGTTCAAGGCCTGCTTGTCCCGCGCCGAGTCCCTGGAGGTCTTCAGCGCCGCGGTGGTGGGCTGCCGCGCTCGCACGGAGACGGCGGCGCTGCCGGTGCCGCAGCCGGGCACGCCCACGCAGCCGGCGTCCCTGGAGGAGCTGCGCAAGAAGGCCGAGCGCACGCTCAACGCGGAGGCGCTGGAGGCGCTGGGTCTGGCCTACCTGGACGCGCGCCAGTACGGCATGGCGCAGCTCACCCTGGGCCGCGTCACGGAGCTGCAGGACACGCGGGCCTCGGCGCACTCCGCGCTGGGTCTGGCGCTGCTCCACATGGGTGACGCCATGGGCGCGCGCGAGGCATACGGCCGCGCCATGGACTCCGACCCCACCTTCGGCAAGGCGCGCCTCAACCTGGCCGCGCTGCGCTGCCGCTTCGGTGACGTCGACGGCGCCCGCCGCGAGCTGGCCGTGCTCAAGGACGTGGCCTCGCTGGGCGGCAACGACGTGGATGGCGGGTGGAAGGCATGCAAGTGA
- a CDS encoding EamA family transporter, which produces METAALVLVLSSAFLHAAWNALLKRHPNPEVGVVSVISVVILASGIWALGMRGPAFSSTEGLVWALWAGVCESVYLAGLARSLRQAPLGLAYTVSRGGAMLLVWPVSVVWLGEAVSPWTVSGVAMLCVGLAVMNLSRPSGSTGTGVAWAALSAVGIAGYHLSYKMALGTGAQPPALFATGLLVALPVLILERGRQQGWAAFRREALLAPGLVLTAGLISALSFGLLLTALAGGGAGAVLTLRNTSIAFALVLAALQGERLGRRQLSGAALVAVGALLLGVPA; this is translated from the coding sequence TTGGAGACTGCTGCGCTGGTGCTGGTGTTGTCGTCCGCGTTCCTGCACGCGGCTTGGAACGCGCTGCTCAAGCGTCATCCCAATCCGGAAGTGGGCGTGGTGAGCGTCATCTCCGTGGTCATCCTGGCCAGTGGCATCTGGGCGCTGGGGATGCGTGGCCCCGCGTTCTCCAGCACGGAGGGGCTCGTTTGGGCGCTGTGGGCGGGCGTGTGTGAGAGCGTTTACCTCGCGGGGCTCGCGCGGTCGCTGCGTCAGGCGCCACTCGGGCTCGCGTACACGGTGTCGCGTGGTGGCGCGATGCTGCTCGTCTGGCCCGTGTCCGTGGTGTGGCTGGGGGAGGCGGTGTCCCCGTGGACGGTGTCGGGCGTGGCGATGCTCTGCGTTGGGCTGGCGGTGATGAACCTGTCCCGTCCCTCGGGGTCCACGGGGACGGGCGTGGCGTGGGCGGCCCTGTCGGCGGTGGGAATCGCGGGCTACCACTTGAGCTACAAGATGGCGCTGGGGACGGGCGCGCAGCCTCCTGCGTTGTTCGCCACCGGCCTGCTCGTCGCGCTGCCCGTGCTCATCCTGGAGCGGGGCCGCCAGCAGGGGTGGGCGGCCTTCCGCCGGGAGGCTTTGCTCGCACCGGGGCTTGTCTTGACGGCGGGGCTCATCTCCGCGCTGTCGTTCGGCCTGTTGCTGACGGCGCTGGCGGGGGGCGGGGCAGGAGCGGTGCTGACGCTTCGAAACACCTCCATCGCCTTCGCGCTGGTGCTCGCGGCGCTCCAGGGTGAGCGCCTGGGCCGACGGCAACTGTCGGGCGCCGCGCTCGTCGCCGTGGGCGCGTTGTTGCTCGGCGTGCCAGCGTAG